From Agrobacterium tumefaciens, a single genomic window includes:
- a CDS encoding response regulator produces MMDERMLPNGVCELLMLEDSSVDAELIEEQLSRISPRPVITRAVGKASFIEALETRRLDIILADFSLPDFDGMAALDLASQMMPDVPFIFVSGVLGEDAAIEAFRRGATDYVLKQRLVRLSSAVERALAEARERQERKRAELHKELLVRELSHRVKNTMAMVISIIRRTAKGSTSVEDYQARLVSRVSALAGSHALLFQSNWGETDLGDVVRRAIEPHNTFASRVHLDGPGGVYVPPKSALSLGMILHELVTNAQKYGSLSGAQGKVDVTWEKVGTADDARVALRWCESGGPPVSAPQDAGFGTTLITQGAEYELHAESEILYENTGLKYRVVFPLN; encoded by the coding sequence ATGATGGATGAACGGATGTTGCCGAACGGCGTTTGTGAGCTTCTTATGCTTGAAGACAGTTCCGTCGATGCAGAACTGATTGAAGAGCAGCTTTCACGCATTTCTCCGCGGCCTGTGATTACCCGCGCCGTGGGAAAAGCGTCTTTCATCGAGGCGCTGGAAACAAGGCGCTTAGATATTATCCTGGCCGATTTTTCCTTGCCGGATTTCGATGGCATGGCAGCACTCGATCTTGCGTCGCAAATGATGCCTGACGTGCCGTTTATTTTCGTATCGGGCGTTTTGGGGGAAGATGCCGCGATCGAGGCGTTTCGCAGAGGTGCCACCGATTACGTGCTCAAACAGAGACTGGTCCGACTGTCATCTGCTGTCGAGCGTGCCCTGGCGGAAGCCCGCGAGCGGCAGGAGAGGAAACGGGCCGAGTTGCACAAGGAGCTGCTCGTTCGCGAGCTTAGCCACCGCGTCAAAAATACCATGGCGATGGTGATTTCCATTATCCGTAGGACTGCAAAGGGCAGCACCTCAGTTGAGGACTACCAAGCAAGGCTAGTCTCTAGGGTCAGTGCGCTTGCGGGAAGCCATGCGCTGCTGTTTCAAAGCAATTGGGGGGAGACGGATCTCGGCGACGTGGTGCGCCGGGCGATCGAACCTCATAATACCTTTGCCAGCAGGGTTCATCTGGATGGTCCCGGTGGGGTCTATGTCCCCCCAAAATCGGCTTTGTCACTCGGCATGATCCTGCATGAACTGGTAACAAACGCTCAGAAATACGGCTCGCTCTCCGGCGCCCAGGGAAAGGTCGATGTGACCTGGGAAAAAGTCGGCACGGCCGACGACGCACGCGTTGCGCTTCGGTGGTGCGAGAGCGGCGGACCGCCCGTCAGTGCGCCGCAAGATGCTGGTTTCGGGACCACGTTGATAACACAGGGCGCAGAATACGAGCTCCATGCGGAAAGTGAAATTCTCTATGAAAACACCGGTCTAAAGTACCGTGTGGTTTTTCCGTTGAACTGA
- a CDS encoding GAF domain-containing protein: MSSATPKLDSCVAEPIHIPGAIQQHGALLVLSARSLSIVQASDNLTDYVDVRAIVGSVAKASVFPFLDALSDWYSSDESNFRYVWTEKNLDVAAHRSAGFIVVEFEKTRQSEPTETLMAELTRFAQYLNGVPALNDALSRTAELVSAISGYDRTLIYEFGGDWSGHVVAEAGNGALPSYFGLRFPAGDIPPQARQLYTINRLRMIPDVDYAPVPISPAINSETGTVLDMSFAQLRSVSPIHLEYMRNMGTAASMSVSIIINGRLWGLIACHNAASHYVSLAVREACDFVAQLLSMRIAMERSAKEASRRVELSIVQGRLLSRMAAAQRWADGLLPDDGNNDDLLKQVGAEGAALIVGDECHLVGQTPLRQDVEALAEWLGAQDITDVFTTESLVGVYANAEAYSSVASGAIATRLSELHDSWLIWFRPEVIKTVQWGGNPHKTVQESGRIHPRKSFEIWKEQVRNTALPWSEAEIAAARDLRSAIIGIVLRKAEEMADLTRELQRTNKELEAFSYSVSHDLRAPFRHIVGFAQLLRERSNALDEKSLHYLQMISEAALSAGRLVDDLLNFSQLGRTQISMKPVDMQKLVSEVRRTIAPSVADRDIEWQIGELPVTLGDPTLLRQVWYNLIENAIKYSRREPVSVVRISAVETESTVTYSVKDNGVGFDMAYSGKLFGVFQRLQRVEDFEGTGIGLALVRRIVERHRGSVDAEGTLGEGATFSFTLPITKIEEEDIA; encoded by the coding sequence ATGAGTTCAGCTACGCCGAAACTGGATAGTTGCGTCGCCGAGCCCATCCACATACCCGGTGCGATCCAACAGCATGGTGCACTCCTGGTACTTTCTGCACGCAGTCTCAGCATTGTGCAGGCAAGCGATAATCTGACGGATTATGTGGACGTTCGAGCAATCGTCGGCAGCGTAGCCAAAGCTTCGGTTTTTCCCTTCCTCGATGCCTTATCCGATTGGTATTCGAGTGACGAGAGCAATTTTCGATATGTCTGGACCGAAAAAAACCTTGATGTTGCAGCCCATCGATCTGCCGGTTTTATCGTTGTTGAGTTTGAAAAAACGAGGCAGAGCGAACCGACTGAAACCTTGATGGCTGAGCTGACAAGGTTCGCTCAATATCTGAATGGCGTACCGGCGTTGAACGATGCATTGTCACGTACAGCCGAGCTGGTATCTGCAATAAGCGGATATGACCGCACTCTGATTTATGAGTTTGGAGGGGACTGGAGCGGTCACGTTGTGGCCGAAGCGGGAAATGGCGCTCTACCGTCTTATTTCGGGCTGCGTTTTCCGGCCGGCGATATCCCGCCACAAGCCAGGCAGCTTTACACGATCAATCGCCTTCGCATGATCCCGGATGTCGACTACGCGCCTGTCCCGATCAGCCCGGCCATCAATTCTGAAACAGGAACTGTCCTCGATATGAGCTTTGCGCAATTGCGCAGCGTATCGCCCATCCATCTGGAATATATGCGCAATATGGGCACGGCAGCATCGATGTCCGTTTCCATTATCATCAACGGTCGATTGTGGGGACTGATCGCCTGCCACAATGCAGCATCTCATTATGTCTCCCTGGCGGTTCGCGAAGCGTGCGATTTCGTGGCGCAGCTTCTGTCAATGCGGATCGCTATGGAGCGCAGTGCCAAGGAGGCCTCGCGGCGGGTAGAGCTTAGTATTGTTCAAGGCCGTCTTTTAAGTCGGATGGCGGCAGCACAAAGATGGGCGGATGGGCTCCTTCCAGATGATGGCAACAATGATGATCTGTTGAAACAGGTGGGAGCCGAGGGAGCGGCATTGATCGTTGGTGATGAGTGTCATCTTGTCGGCCAAACCCCTTTGAGACAGGATGTCGAGGCGCTTGCCGAATGGCTTGGGGCGCAGGACATTACCGATGTGTTTACGACGGAAAGCCTCGTCGGAGTTTATGCGAATGCTGAAGCCTATTCTTCTGTTGCGAGTGGAGCAATTGCCACCCGTCTCTCAGAACTACACGATAGTTGGCTGATCTGGTTTCGTCCGGAAGTCATCAAAACTGTTCAATGGGGGGGTAATCCCCATAAGACCGTGCAGGAGAGTGGCCGCATCCATCCCCGGAAATCCTTTGAAATCTGGAAGGAACAGGTTCGCAACACCGCCCTCCCGTGGTCTGAAGCCGAAATCGCAGCCGCGCGGGACCTCCGCAGCGCGATCATTGGGATCGTTTTGCGTAAAGCCGAAGAAATGGCTGATCTGACAAGGGAATTGCAGCGAACCAACAAAGAGCTCGAAGCTTTTTCCTATTCTGTTTCACACGATTTGCGGGCGCCTTTCCGGCACATCGTCGGCTTTGCGCAGTTGTTACGTGAGCGCAGCAACGCCTTGGACGAGAAGTCTCTGCATTATTTGCAGATGATTTCCGAGGCAGCCCTCAGTGCGGGGCGACTGGTGGATGACCTGCTGAACTTTTCGCAGCTTGGCCGCACTCAGATCAGTATGAAGCCGGTCGACATGCAGAAACTGGTAAGCGAAGTGCGCCGCACGATTGCGCCAAGCGTGGCCGACCGTGATATTGAGTGGCAGATCGGTGAATTGCCGGTCACGCTTGGCGATCCGACACTCCTACGGCAGGTCTGGTACAATCTCATCGAAAACGCCATCAAATATTCACGTCGCGAGCCAGTTTCGGTTGTCCGCATTTCGGCGGTTGAAACCGAAAGCACTGTGACCTATTCGGTGAAAGACAATGGCGTCGGCTTTGATATGGCCTATTCCGGAAAGCTCTTCGGTGTCTTTCAAAGGCTCCAGCGCGTTGAGGATTTTGAGGGCACGGGCATCGGGCTTGCGCTGGTGCGGCGGATCGTGGAACGTCATCGCGGCTCGGTCGACGCGGAGGGAACTCTCGGGGAAGGAGCGACGTTCTCCTTCACATTGCCGATTACGAAAATTGAAGAGGAAGACATTGCCTGA
- a CDS encoding response regulator codes for MPELRPILLVEDNPRDLELTLTALEKCQLANEVVVARDGAEALDYLNLTGAHHNRPAGDPAVVLLDLKLPKVDGLEVLQSVKGSDQLRHIPVVMLTSSREEQDLVKSYELGVNAFVVKPVEFNQFFKAIQDLGVFWALLNEPPPGARRHDG; via the coding sequence TTGCCTGAACTCAGACCTATTTTGCTTGTCGAGGATAATCCGCGCGATCTCGAACTGACGCTGACCGCGCTTGAAAAATGCCAATTGGCAAACGAGGTTGTGGTCGCCCGTGACGGGGCAGAAGCGCTTGATTATCTCAATCTCACAGGTGCCCATCACAATCGGCCTGCAGGTGACCCTGCTGTCGTGCTTCTCGATCTCAAATTACCGAAAGTGGACGGTCTTGAAGTTCTGCAGTCGGTCAAAGGGAGCGATCAGCTACGGCACATTCCTGTCGTGATGTTGACTTCTTCTCGCGAAGAGCAGGATCTCGTGAAAAGCTACGAGTTGGGCGTCAATGCGTTTGTCGTCAAACCGGTTGAGTTCAATCAATTCTTCAAGGCTATTCAGGATCTTGGTGTCTTCTGGGCTCTCTTGAACGAACCGCCGCCGGGTGCTCGCCGTCATGATGGATGA
- a CDS encoding TRAP transporter small permease: MQDSSLPQSRIASAIDRLAGMVGGLAIATFTTIIVYVVVCRYAFSFTPRWSEEIPRLLLVWVTFIGAISAFIRNTHLCAGLTDLLVSPGRVRSLLASLARVASFLFLIVVIWSGWKMTVLTWSHETTVLSLPAGLVYLALPVTAVLALIAVFAQGLRK, from the coding sequence ATGCAGGATTCGTCTTTGCCGCAATCACGTATTGCCAGCGCCATCGACCGGTTGGCGGGTATGGTGGGCGGCTTGGCCATTGCCACGTTTACCACCATTATCGTGTATGTCGTCGTGTGCCGTTACGCCTTCTCTTTCACCCCACGGTGGTCGGAGGAAATTCCGCGCCTACTATTGGTTTGGGTGACATTCATTGGCGCCATCTCCGCCTTCATTCGCAACACGCATCTTTGTGCCGGCCTGACGGATCTGCTTGTTTCGCCGGGGCGCGTTCGGTCGCTGCTTGCGTCCTTGGCTCGTGTCGCGTCTTTTCTGTTTTTGATCGTGGTGATCTGGTCTGGCTGGAAGATGACCGTGCTGACCTGGTCACATGAGACGACCGTGCTCAGTTTGCCCGCCGGCTTGGTCTATCTCGCGCTGCCGGTAACGGCAGTTCTTGCCTTGATTGCTGTCTTCGCCCAGGGGCTACGCAAATGA
- a CDS encoding response regulator yields the protein MTILRVLYVDDDPALVRLSSRVLGRHGMDVIHAASVASGLEFFEREPFDVVVLDHYFQTTTGMEFLAAIRSHTARAPVLYVTGSNEAQIAIDALKAGAADYVIKNVGDDFFPLLVTAINQALENHRLRQTKDEADRLLVKAKEHAEMMVKEMNHRVANSLSLVSAMIRLQINTLKSQEAETALLETQSRIAAIAGVHRSLYSTANIGLVSLNAYLTSIISDLFQAVPGSSAVTVETSLCDVSLKADHAVALGVIITELLTNALKYAYPDQAGMVRVQLSEENRQFVLVVEDDGIGSKPGASPRGTGLGTKLIMAMAQNINARVEQTHTHPELGKGTRYTMTWSEEQS from the coding sequence ATGACAATTTTGCGCGTTTTGTATGTAGATGACGACCCAGCTCTTGTGCGGCTTTCGAGCCGTGTTCTGGGACGTCATGGGATGGACGTCATACATGCCGCTTCCGTGGCTTCGGGGCTCGAATTCTTTGAACGCGAGCCTTTCGATGTCGTCGTTCTCGATCACTATTTCCAGACGACGACAGGTATGGAGTTTCTCGCCGCAATCCGCTCGCACACGGCGCGCGCACCCGTTCTTTATGTCACGGGATCGAACGAGGCGCAGATTGCCATCGATGCCCTCAAGGCCGGGGCCGCCGACTATGTTATCAAAAATGTCGGTGACGATTTTTTCCCGCTTCTGGTTACAGCAATCAATCAGGCGCTGGAAAACCATCGTCTGCGACAGACGAAAGATGAAGCGGATCGCCTGCTCGTGAAGGCAAAAGAGCATGCGGAAATGATGGTCAAGGAGATGAACCATCGCGTCGCAAACAGCCTCTCGCTGGTATCGGCTATGATCCGCCTCCAGATCAACACGCTCAAGTCTCAGGAAGCTGAGACTGCGTTATTGGAAACGCAGAGCAGAATAGCGGCGATTGCCGGAGTGCACCGCAGCCTCTACAGCACCGCAAATATCGGCCTCGTTTCCCTGAATGCTTATCTGACGTCGATCATCAGCGATCTTTTCCAGGCAGTACCGGGCTCTTCCGCAGTGACGGTCGAAACGTCGCTCTGTGACGTCAGCCTCAAGGCGGACCATGCCGTCGCACTCGGCGTCATCATAACCGAGTTGCTGACGAATGCGCTGAAATACGCCTATCCCGACCAGGCGGGAATGGTTCGCGTGCAGCTTTCCGAGGAAAACCGGCAGTTCGTTCTTGTCGTTGAGGACGACGGAATCGGTTCAAAACCCGGCGCGTCTCCACGTGGCACGGGTCTTGGAACAAAGCTGATCATGGCCATGGCGCAAAATATCAATGCGCGGGTCGAGCAGACACATACGCACCCTGAACTCGGCAAGGGGACACGCTACACGATGACGTGGAGCGAAGAGCAGTCGTGA
- a CDS encoding histidine kinase, which produces MLAVGVAILTGMVAMSLWLVQVNNQYSQDTAELRRVRAAILDTLTAMQDIETGQRGYLLTNNVDYLGPYEEALSRLPQRQSRLLDLLKDRTEYQQDLSNLDAAIKDKLGETRETIDLQKTGRMTEAVDVVRNNDGKRFMNEIRTILSELQTNTDDRLRVIVGDQLSAANTLRWVTVGGALAILAVVGGSIFLVLTYIRALNRSREDVDELNRHLEERVEERTRDLRRANQEIQRFAYIVTHDLRAPLVNIMGFLSEFDTSLKPVSAYVLADGKPPTAEVIREARLAIEEELPEAIGFIRSSTRKMDQLINAILKISRDGQRKLQPEKVDIETLLTSLSETVRHQITANGGEISVETPKLTVFTDRISLDQILGNLLDNAVKYQAPERPLRLVTRAYPAGRGAICIEVSDNGRGIGEQDLERVFELFRRAGSQDQPGEGIGLAHVRSLIRNLGGDIRVASELGKGSTFTLLLPSDLRRVTKEGEQ; this is translated from the coding sequence ATGCTGGCTGTGGGTGTCGCAATCTTGACTGGCATGGTGGCCATGTCCTTATGGCTGGTTCAGGTCAATAACCAGTATTCCCAGGACACTGCCGAGCTAAGGCGCGTGCGCGCGGCAATTCTCGACACTCTGACCGCGATGCAGGACATCGAAACCGGGCAGAGAGGATATTTGCTGACAAACAACGTCGATTATCTCGGACCTTATGAAGAAGCGTTGAGCCGTTTGCCTCAGCGCCAGTCGCGCTTGCTGGATCTTTTGAAAGATCGCACAGAGTATCAGCAGGATCTTTCGAACCTCGATGCTGCCATCAAGGACAAGCTTGGGGAAACACGCGAAACCATCGATCTGCAAAAAACCGGCCGTATGACGGAAGCCGTTGATGTCGTCCGTAACAATGACGGCAAGCGTTTCATGAACGAGATCAGAACGATACTGTCGGAGCTACAAACAAATACGGATGACCGACTGCGTGTCATCGTCGGCGATCAGCTCAGCGCAGCCAATACGCTTCGTTGGGTTACAGTGGGTGGGGCGCTTGCGATCCTGGCTGTTGTTGGCGGCTCGATCTTTCTTGTGCTGACTTACATCCGCGCGCTGAACAGGTCGCGCGAGGACGTTGATGAACTCAATCGTCATCTGGAGGAGCGGGTCGAGGAGAGGACACGCGATCTTCGGCGCGCAAACCAGGAAATCCAGCGTTTCGCCTATATCGTTACCCACGATTTGCGTGCTCCGCTCGTCAACATCATGGGGTTCCTCTCCGAGTTTGACACGTCGCTGAAACCGGTGAGCGCATATGTTCTTGCCGACGGTAAACCGCCGACGGCCGAGGTCATCCGTGAAGCCCGGCTCGCGATTGAAGAAGAACTGCCCGAAGCCATTGGCTTTATCCGGTCTTCAACCCGCAAGATGGATCAATTGATCAACGCTATCTTGAAGATCTCCCGCGATGGTCAGAGAAAATTGCAACCGGAAAAGGTCGACATAGAGACGTTGCTCACCTCCTTGTCGGAGACGGTACGTCACCAGATCACGGCCAATGGCGGTGAGATCAGTGTTGAGACGCCGAAGCTCACGGTCTTCACAGATCGGATTTCGCTCGATCAGATACTTGGCAACCTTCTGGACAATGCCGTTAAATATCAGGCGCCGGAACGCCCCCTCAGACTGGTCACGCGCGCCTATCCCGCCGGTCGTGGTGCGATCTGCATCGAGGTAAGTGACAACGGTCGTGGCATTGGCGAGCAGGATCTGGAACGGGTCTTCGAGCTTTTCCGGCGTGCCGGCAGCCAGGATCAGCCTGGGGAAGGGATCGGGCTTGCACATGTTCGCTCGCTAATCAGAAATTTAGGAGGTGACATTAGGGTGGCTTCTGAGCTCGGCAAGGGGAGTACGTTCACCCTGCTGCTGCCGAGCGACCTCAGAAGAGTCACGAAAGAAGGCGAACAATGA
- a CDS encoding DctP family TRAP transporter solute-binding subunit, which yields MKLGISRFSRGLAATVLAGMVGLSAHSVALAETTIRLGHVLADTHSWHKASTDFAKEVAEKTEGRVKIDIFPSGQLGTEKEVIEGMQIGTIQGGLIGSGSFQFVEPKFGIIEMPYAWTSREQAFAALDGKLGSKLSDLLRPKGIEVLAWWENGFRNITNNKHPIVKPADLAGLKIRVTPDKVRLATFETLGAQPAPLAFGELYSALQQGVFDAQENPLSIIDASSFFEVQKYVSMTGHIWGAACLTVSSMTWAQISPEDQIIVKEAAVKWGNAQRQMVADNEIALIEKLKSKGMAFNDVDKAAFVEALKPIWESEKDVFGPELLDIMDSYRK from the coding sequence ATGAAACTGGGCATTTCGAGGTTTTCCCGTGGTTTGGCCGCGACGGTTCTAGCAGGCATGGTAGGCCTTTCGGCACATTCGGTTGCGCTGGCCGAGACAACGATCCGTCTTGGCCATGTGCTTGCCGATACACATAGCTGGCACAAAGCATCGACTGACTTTGCCAAGGAAGTTGCTGAAAAGACCGAAGGTCGCGTCAAGATCGACATCTTCCCATCTGGCCAGCTTGGCACGGAAAAGGAAGTCATCGAGGGTATGCAGATCGGCACGATTCAGGGTGGTCTGATTGGTAGCGGCTCTTTCCAGTTCGTCGAGCCGAAGTTTGGCATTATTGAAATGCCCTATGCTTGGACCAGCCGCGAACAGGCCTTTGCTGCTCTGGACGGCAAGCTCGGCAGCAAACTTTCCGATCTTCTCCGACCCAAGGGCATCGAGGTTCTGGCCTGGTGGGAAAATGGTTTCCGCAACATCACCAACAATAAACATCCAATCGTCAAGCCGGCCGATCTTGCCGGCCTTAAGATACGCGTGACCCCGGACAAGGTTCGTCTAGCAACCTTCGAAACACTCGGTGCGCAGCCCGCACCGTTGGCCTTTGGCGAGCTCTATTCTGCTTTGCAGCAGGGGGTATTCGATGCGCAGGAAAACCCGCTTTCCATCATCGACGCGTCCTCGTTTTTTGAAGTGCAGAAATATGTTTCAATGACGGGGCACATCTGGGGCGCTGCGTGCCTGACGGTTTCCAGCATGACCTGGGCACAAATTTCTCCGGAGGACCAGATCATCGTCAAGGAAGCGGCCGTCAAGTGGGGTAATGCCCAGCGGCAAATGGTTGCTGATAACGAAATTGCCCTGATCGAAAAGCTGAAGTCCAAGGGCATGGCTTTCAATGACGTCGACAAGGCCGCGTTTGTCGAAGCTCTGAAGCCCATCTGGGAGAGCGAAAAGGACGTTTTCGGTCCGGAATTGCTCGACATCATGGATAGCTATCGCAAGTGA
- a CDS encoding RidA family protein has translation MKHEVIEIPVISKAIRKLGAPTSALTRVDNLLYTCGMPPIDLKTGEIVKGDITAQTRACMEALAFTLKHAGSSFDNVFKSLVFITNNDFAADMNAVYREYFPGVFPARSCVTIKPWTHFDIEIECIATLG, from the coding sequence ATGAAACACGAAGTCATTGAAATACCTGTTATTTCCAAAGCGATCAGAAAGCTTGGTGCGCCGACGTCGGCTTTGACGAGAGTTGATAATCTGCTTTACACCTGCGGTATGCCGCCGATCGATCTGAAGACAGGTGAGATCGTCAAGGGTGACATAACGGCCCAGACGCGTGCATGTATGGAGGCATTGGCCTTTACTCTGAAACATGCCGGCTCGTCGTTCGATAACGTCTTCAAATCGTTGGTTTTCATCACAAATAATGACTTTGCCGCGGACATGAATGCTGTGTATCGCGAGTATTTCCCTGGAGTATTTCCGGCAAGAAGCTGCGTGACAATCAAGCCCTGGACGCATTTCGATATCGAAATCGAGTGCATCGCGACATTGGGATAA
- a CDS encoding TRAP transporter large permease, translating to MSLALLVLFAAFVLLLLIDAPIVVALSLSSVAYLLVGDALPVMVVAQRMVAGVDSFTLLAIPLFLLAGLLMVHGGLAPRIVNLCAAVVGQRTGGLAIVMIAACMMFGSLSGSGVADVVAIGSMLLPAMKERGYHPGFSAAGLGCAGSLGTVIPPSIVLIVYGTATGTSIGQLFIHSIGPGILLGLGLMVVAWWISRKNGWKGGEPFSWSRLGSAFRESLLALLAPVIIVGGIRFGIFTPTEAAGIGVAYALIVGTMIYRNLSFSKVFGLLRDTTEMTGSILIVIAAASVFGWILTVEQVPQLVVNAITGATESPTVALMLMMLAVLVLGTFMESIAIILILAPVFLPVLRVYEIDPVYFGVLLTINLAIGANTPPLGIDLMAACRTGGIPMSASFRYLLPFIGVMTLIMFLLVLFPDLMTVMSFGM from the coding sequence ATGAGCCTTGCTCTTCTCGTTCTTTTCGCTGCTTTTGTTCTTTTGCTGTTGATCGACGCGCCGATTGTTGTCGCGCTGTCGTTGTCTTCCGTTGCATACCTTCTCGTGGGTGATGCTCTGCCGGTGATGGTTGTGGCGCAGCGCATGGTCGCAGGCGTCGATTCATTCACATTGCTGGCAATCCCGCTCTTCCTCCTGGCGGGTCTGCTTATGGTGCATGGTGGTCTGGCACCAAGGATCGTCAATCTTTGTGCCGCAGTTGTAGGTCAGCGAACGGGCGGCCTTGCCATCGTCATGATCGCCGCCTGCATGATGTTCGGTTCGTTGTCGGGTTCTGGTGTTGCAGACGTTGTCGCTATCGGCTCCATGCTTCTGCCAGCCATGAAGGAACGTGGATATCATCCTGGATTTTCGGCTGCCGGTCTCGGTTGTGCCGGTTCACTTGGTACCGTGATCCCGCCCTCCATCGTTCTGATTGTGTATGGAACCGCTACAGGAACGTCCATCGGCCAATTGTTCATTCATTCGATCGGTCCCGGCATCTTGCTTGGCCTCGGGCTGATGGTTGTCGCCTGGTGGATTTCCCGCAAGAATGGCTGGAAGGGCGGAGAGCCATTTAGTTGGTCAAGGCTCGGTTCGGCGTTTCGCGAGTCGCTGTTGGCGCTTCTGGCTCCGGTCATTATTGTCGGAGGTATTCGTTTCGGCATCTTCACGCCAACGGAAGCAGCCGGTATCGGTGTAGCCTATGCGCTGATTGTCGGCACTATGATCTACCGCAATCTCTCGTTTTCCAAGGTGTTCGGGTTGCTGCGCGACACGACCGAAATGACAGGCTCGATACTCATTGTCATCGCTGCCGCATCCGTGTTCGGCTGGATTCTGACCGTCGAGCAGGTGCCGCAACTCGTGGTCAACGCGATTACCGGAGCTACCGAGAGCCCAACTGTCGCATTGATGCTGATGATGCTCGCCGTGCTGGTGCTCGGTACGTTCATGGAATCGATTGCCATCATTCTGATCCTCGCACCGGTGTTCCTGCCTGTTCTGCGCGTCTATGAAATCGACCCCGTCTATTTCGGTGTTCTGCTCACCATCAATCTGGCGATCGGTGCCAATACGCCACCTCTTGGGATCGACCTGATGGCCGCATGCCGGACAGGCGGCATACCAATGTCGGCATCGTTCCGCTATCTCCTGCCGTTTATCGGCGTCATGACGCTCATCATGTTCCTGCTTGTTCTGTTCCCAGACCTGATGACGGTGATGTCTTTCGGCATGTGA
- a CDS encoding response regulator produces MTYDFQGKQILVLEDDALLAMDMEDFLSDLGVTVVGPVSHIAAAIEQINKMDLDGAVIDLNLRGEMSFPVIDELKAANIPFVVCSGYAEIPGVRSQLGGLTIVSKPCDFTNLSGVLAREFALAS; encoded by the coding sequence ATGACGTATGACTTTCAAGGAAAACAAATCCTTGTTCTGGAGGACGATGCCCTTCTGGCAATGGACATGGAGGATTTTCTCTCGGATCTGGGTGTGACCGTCGTCGGTCCTGTCTCGCACATTGCGGCTGCGATCGAGCAAATCAACAAAATGGATCTGGACGGCGCCGTCATTGACCTCAATCTGCGAGGTGAAATGTCTTTTCCGGTGATCGACGAATTGAAAGCCGCAAACATTCCCTTTGTTGTCTGCAGCGGTTACGCAGAAATTCCCGGCGTACGCTCCCAGCTGGGTGGCCTGACAATTGTATCCAAGCCATGCGACTTCACAAATCTTTCCGGTGTTCTGGCACGCGAGTTTGCTTTGGCCAGTTAA
- a CDS encoding response regulator, protein MKATGQEVTIVMIEDDEGHARLIEKNVRRAGVNNEIVPFTLGAMALDYILGENRDGLVSKDRYLLVLLDLNLPDMSGIRILEQIKSNEHTRRLPVVVLTTTDDETEIQKCYDLGANVYITKPVDYEGFASAIKNLGLFFSVIQIP, encoded by the coding sequence ATGAAGGCTACCGGTCAAGAAGTCACGATTGTGATGATCGAAGACGACGAAGGACATGCGCGTCTGATCGAAAAGAACGTGCGTCGCGCAGGCGTCAATAACGAGATCGTGCCGTTTACGCTGGGCGCAATGGCACTCGATTACATCCTGGGCGAAAATCGGGATGGCCTTGTCAGCAAGGACCGCTATCTGCTCGTGCTGCTCGACCTCAATCTCCCTGATATGTCCGGCATTCGCATTCTGGAGCAGATCAAGAGCAACGAACACACGCGGCGGCTGCCGGTCGTCGTGCTGACCACAACGGATGACGAAACCGAGATTCAGAAGTGTTATGACCTCGGTGCGAATGTATATATCACGAAGCCCGTTGATTATGAGGGCTTTGCCAGTGCAATTAAGAATCTTGGGCTGTTTTTCTCCGTGATTCAGATACCGTGA